The nucleotide sequence CTGGCCAGCATCCGGCACGGAAGATACGGGTGCTGACGGAGCTGTTGATCGAGCACTTCGGGCAGTCGCCGCATTTTGCGGGGCGGGGATGAGCGGTTCCGGCCCGTTGCCGCCATTCAGGGCTTCGATATGCGATACAACACATGCAGGGAAAGCGCATGGTCCCTGGGCAGCCCTGGATGTGCGAAGTCAGCGCTGCTGTCGTGCGTCATACCGATGCGCTCCATCACGCGACGCGACCTGCGGTTTGCGGGTACCGTGAACGAAACGATTTCTCGCAGTCCCAGTTCATTGAACCCATAGGAGATGACGGAGAGCGCACCTTCGGTTGCCAGACCTTGCCCCCAGAACCGGCTCCCGAGTCGCCACCCTATTTCGAAGCAGGGGGCAAAAGGCGCGGCAAAATCCTGGTACTTCAGTCCAATGAAGCCTGCGAGTTCGCCCGTGGATTCCAGTTCCGCGGCGAAGTAACAGCACCCGTCGCGGGCATATTGCTCATTCTGGGTCTTGAAAAAATGCCTCGCCATTTCCGGCGTGACTGGCCCCGGCAGGAACTCGGTGACCCGCGAGTCTGCATTCAGCAGGACGTACGGACTGAGATCTTCATCGTTCCATAGACGTAAGCGGAGCCGCTGCGTCTCCAGGACGCACGGAGTTCTGGGAGATCGTTGCATTTGATGGCGCCAATGAGTCCGCGTAACGATAGCAAAACTTTGCCAGTGGGGAATCGGCCCTATCTTGGCTGGTGGGTGCCAGCGGACTGGTAATGACCGACCGCGGGAATCGACCCGACCGCTTTCGACGCTTCGCGGTCATTAGTATTTCCGAGAAGCGGACGTATCGACACAGCGTTGGCAACCTGTGGGTGCATGCGGGCCAAGACTCAATGAGATGCAACGATTCTCGCAAGCGTCTCGCAGGCGGCATCGATATTGTCCGGGCGCAGGTTCGTCGCGCTGAGTAGCAAGCCACGTTGCGTTTGAGTGCGGCGAAGGTACCAGGCGGAGAGGGCAGCGGGCGCGAGACCACGGGTGCGGGCAATGGCGACAACGGCGCTGTCGTCGGCGTTCCGTGGGAGCGGTGCGATCACGCCCAGGCCAGCCGGCAGCGTGCCCGGCAGGAAGGCGCTGACACGCGCGAGCGCCATGCCGCGGCGCTCGGCATAAAGGATCTTCATCTGGCGCAGGTGCCGCAGGAAGTGCCCATCCGCCAGAAATTCCGTGACCGCCAATTGGGTGGTCCGGTTCGGAGCCGGGGCCAATACGGCGGCGACCTCGACCAGACGTTCCGCCAACGAGCGTGGGGCGACGACAAAGCCGAGGCCCAGCGCCGGGCTGATCGTCTTGCTGAAGGCGCCGATGTGGATCACGCGCTCGGCGCCATCGCCCGCGGCAAGGGCCGGTGCGGCCCGGCCGTCGAGCTGTAGTTCTCCGAGATAGTCGTCTTCGATGATCCAGGCGTTTCTTTCCTCAGCCCACCCGAGCAGCGCGTGTCTTCGTGCCGGCGACAGGGACACGCCCAGCGGGGCGTGCTGGCCCGGGGTCACCAGCGCCAGCAGGGCGTCCGGCGCTCTGGCGATGCCGACTTCCACGCGCAGCCCCTGGGCATCGACGGGCACGGGCTCGATCTCGGCTCCAGTCAGTTCCAGCGCGCGTCTTCCCAGCGGATAACCTGGCTCCTCGATCCACGCCTTGCGCCCGTGCGCGCGCAGTGCCGTCAGCGCAAGCATCAGGCCATGCCGGTATCCGCTGGTGACGATGACTTGATCGGGATGACATTGCATTCGACGGCTGACGGCCAAGTGGCTCGCGATCAGCGCCCGCAACGCGGGTTCCCCGCGCGGGTCGGCGTAGGTCGTGTAAGTGATAGCGTCAGCGCGTACGGAACGCGTCCGCATGCGGGCCCAGAGCTTCGCGGGAAACGCGTCGTGAGCGGGCACGCCCATTTGGAACGGCAGCGGGGCACTCGAATATGGACGGGTGAAACCCGCCAAAGGCCTGTCGAGTGGCGCCTGATCGTCCGCCGGGCTGGCAGGCAGCCGCGCGCATATGCGTGTGCCCGCCGGCCCGGCACCGAAAACCAGATTCTCGGCCGTCAGCCGATCGTAGGCCACGCGGATCGTGCCGCGCGCGACGCCGAGCTGCGCGGCAAGGTCCCGGCCGGAAGGTAAGCGCTGCCCGGGTGCCAGCCGGCCGTCGAGGATTGCCTGTCGCAGGCTTGCATGGATCTGGTCACCGATAGGCACGGCCGTGGCACGGTCCAGGCGGATGGAAAGCGCGGCAGGCGTGATCGGGTCAGTCATTTTGGACCAATCGTTTGGGCAGTTTTTGGGCCTGTTTCTCCAGCAACCGGCGGAGTACCGTGGCGTTATGACATGGATCGCGGTCGAAGTCGATAGGCGGCCCGGCTGCGCCGATCGCGGCTCTATTCACCATCAACCACAGGTAAGGACTGAGATGACCCGCTTGAACTGGCAAGATATCGCACCTGACGGCGCGAAGGCACTTTCTGTTATCTACCACTACGTCATGAAGAAGACGAACCTGCCCGAGGAACTCGTCCATCTGGTGTTCCTTCGCGTTTCGCAGATCAACGGCTGCGCCCACTGCATCGACATGCACAGCCGCGACCTCAGGAAAACCATGTCGATCGACAAAATCACGTTGGTACCGGTTTGGGAAGAGGTGCATCACCTGTTTTCCGACCAGGAACGCGCAGCGCTGGCCTGGGCGGAAGAGGTGACCCGTGTGAGCGAAACGCATGCCTCGGATGAAGCGTATGCCGCAGCCGCGGCAGCGTTCACGCCCAAAGACCTTGTTGACCTCACCATCACGATCGCCGCAATGAATGCGTTCAATCGACTGGGCGCGCCGTTCCGGGTCCCTGTTGCCGCCAAGCCGTGATCGGCTTGCAACACGCACATAGAAAGTGATGTACTTAGCGATCACTATTACGCTTGGCGGCCGTACGCTTCGCCCGTGCGGGTGCGTCCTGCTCGCGCGGCGGTGCCGCATGCCGGCCCACGCGCCGCTCAAAGAACTCGATCAGCGCCTGGACCCGCGCGGTACGGCCGTTGCGCGTGGGCACCAGCAGCGTGATCGGCGCGTTGTCGAACTGCCAATCCGCCATGATGCGTACCAGCTTGCCTTGCGCGACCGCTTCCGCCGCATCCCACTCCGACCGCAGCACCAGCCCCAGTCCTTCCTCTGCCCATTGCCGCGCAACCGCGCCGTCGTTCGTGGAATACGCGGGCGAGATGCGGATGGTCTCCGGCTGACCCACCGCCTTGCCGGGTGACCGGCCGCGCGGACGAACGCGCCACAGCGTCACATCCTCGTTGTTCTCGCGTATGCAGATGCAGCTGTGCTTCGCTACATCGCGGGGCGTACGCGGGACGCCATGCGCATGCAGATACATCGGGCTGGCGCATAGCCAGCGCTCGTTGGAGGCAAGCGTACGCGCGATCCAGGAAGAATCCCGCACGGCCCCGATATGGATGATGGCATCCGCATCGTGCCTGTCCGGCCACGGCGTTTCGTACAGATCCAGCTGCACGCGCAGGCCGGGATGGGCGCGCGCGAACTCGGCGATCAGCGGCGAGACATGGCGCCGGCCATAGCCGAACGGCGCCGAGACGCGCAGCAAGCCGGTGAGCTGGCGTGCGTCGCTTTGCAGGGATTCGCACAGGCTGTCCAGCTGGCCCAGCAGTGCTGTCGCATCGCGCGCGAAGCGCTCGCCCTCCGCTGTCAGGCTGAGCCGCCGCGCGGTGCGGGTGGCCAGCGTCACGCCCAGGCGGGTCTCCAGTTTCCGCAGCCGGATGGACAGCGCGGAGGGCGTCACATCCAGCGCACGCGCCGCGGCGCTGAGCGATTCCTCGCGCAGCAAAGTCGCGGCCAGCTGAAGATCGTCGATCTGGACCATTAAATTTTGTTTAACGATTGTTGTCGAGTCATTAAAACACAGCGCGGTATCGGGCCGGTAGAGTGCAGGCCATGGAACCGACATCTACCTCTGCCCCCGCCTATCCGCGCGCGGTCTTGTTCGACCTGTTGACCGCGTTGCTGGACTCCTGGACTGTCTGGAACGCCGCTGCCGGCTCGGAAGAGCAGGGCCGCGCCTGGCGTGCCCGCTACCTTCAATTGACGTATGGCTGCGGCGCTTACGAGCCTTATGAAGAGCTGGTGCGGCGGGCTGCCCGGGATACCGGCCTGCCCGCCTCCGCGCCGGTAGCGCTGGAAGACAACTGGAACCGGCTGCCCCCTTGGGACGGCGCGCGCGAGCTGCTGGGCGCCTTGCGCCCGCATTGCAAGCTGGCCGTGGTGACGAACTGCTCCCGCCGCCTGGGGACGCGCGCGGCCGCACTCATGGGTATCGACTGGGATGTCGTCGTGACCTCGGAGGAAGCGGGCTTCTACAAGCCCGACCCTCGGCCTTACCGCATGGCCCTCGAACGCCTGGGGGTCCAGGCGCGCGACGCGGCGTTCGTCGCGGGGTCGGGCTACGACATGTTCGGGACGGCCGCGGTGGGGCTGCGCACCTTCTGGCACAACCGCGTCGGCCTGGCGCTGCCCCAAGGCGCCACCGCGCCGGAAGCACAGGCGGCGACGCTGGAACCGGCCCTGCCCTGGCTGCAATCCTTCAACGCGGGCGCCGCGGCGTCACGATAACCGGAGTGCTGACTATGCGTGCTCGCCGATTCTTCCCCGTCTTGTCCGCCGCCTTCCTGGCCATCGTCACGCTGGCGACGGCGCCCATGCCGGTCCATGCGCAGGACGAAGCCTATCCCCGGCGCGCGGTGACGCTGATCGTGCCATTTCCCGCGGGTGGCCCCAGCGATGCGCTGGCGCGCGGCTTCGCGCAGCAGATGGGCAAGCGACTCGGCCAGGCCGTCGTGGTGGAGAACCTGGCGGGCGCGGGCGGCACGATAGGCTTGACCAAGGTGGTCCGGTCGGCCCCGGATGGCTACACGCTGGGCTTCGGCACGATAGGCACGCATGTGGCGAATGTGGCGTTGTACAGGAAGCTGCCCTACGACCCCTTGGCGGATTTCCAGCCGGTGGGCCTGGCCGGTTCTGCGCCTATGCTGCTGTTGGGGCGTGCGAACCTGCCCGCCAATAATCTTCGGGAGTTCCTGGGCTGGCTCGCGGCGAACAAGGATCAGGCTTCCTACGGCAGTGCCGGCGTCGGCTCGATTTCGCACTACGGTTGCGTGCTTTTGCTCGCGGCGCTGAAGTCCAACGTGACCCATGTGCCGTACAAGGGCGTCGCGCCGGCGATGAACGACCTGATGGGCGGGCAGACGGATTTCATGTGCGATCAGACCACGACGGCGCTGCCGCAGATCGCGGGCGGCAGGATCAAGGCGCTGGCGGTGTTGTCGGCCACGCGCTTGCCGCAGCTGCCGGATGTAGGCACGGTGGCGGAGGCCGGTTATCCGCTGAACATGCAGGCCTGGAACGCGGTGTTCGCGCCGCGCGGCACGCCGGCGCCCGTGATGGCGAAGCTGACGGCCGCCCTGGCCGAGGCGGCAGCCGATCCCGGGTTCCGCAAGCAGATGGACGCCGTGGGCGTGACCCTGCCCACTGGCAGCGGTGCCGCGCCGCAGGTCGTCACCGACCTGATCACCCGTGGCTTGCGCGACGATGTGCCGGCGCTGAAGGCCAAGGTCGATATGCTGGATTGACGTGCCTGCCTCGCCACGGCGGCCGCATGGCAACACCCTATACGCTGGACCAATACGACATGACATCGACCCTGTACACCATCGATACGCCCGCCGCCGTGATAGACCTGCCGCGCGCGATGAAGAACATTGCGCGCATGCAAGACCGCATGAACGCGCTGGGCGTCGCCTTTCGGCCCCACGTCAAAACGAGCAAGTGCGAACAGGTCGTGCGGGCGCAGCTCGACGCGGGCGCGCAAGGCATCACTGTTTCCACTTTGAAAGAGGCGGAGCGCTTTTTCGCGAGCGGGATTACCGACATCCTGTACGCGGTGGGGATGGCCCCGCATCGGCTGCCGCAGGCGCTGGCGCTGCGCCGCCGCGGCTGTGCGCTGACGATCATCACCGATAGCGTGGGGTCGGCGATGGAAATCGCCGGGTTCGGGCGCAGTCACGGCGAGCGTTTGCCGGTACTGGTCGAAGTCGATACCGACGGCCATCGTTCCGGCTTGGATCCTTACGGCGACGAACTGCTCAAGGTGGCTTCGGTGCTGCACGAAGGCGGCATGGAGCTCAAGGGCGTGATGACCCATGCGGGTTCCAGCTATGAACTGAATACGCCGGAGGCCTTGAGCGCCCTGGCGGAACAGGAGCGCGCGGGATGCGTGGCGGCGGCGGAGCGCCTGCGCGCCGCCGGGCTTCCCTGTCCCGTTGTCAGCGTGGGCTCGACGCCGACGGCCCTCAGCGCGCGGGAG is from Bordetella bronchialis and encodes:
- a CDS encoding GNAT family N-acetyltransferase; amino-acid sequence: MQRSPRTPCVLETQRLRLRLWNDEDLSPYVLLNADSRVTEFLPGPVTPEMARHFFKTQNEQYARDGCCYFAAELESTGELAGFIGLKYQDFAAPFAPCFEIGWRLGSRFWGQGLATEGALSVISYGFNELGLREIVSFTVPANRRSRRVMERIGMTHDSSADFAHPGLPRDHALSLHVLYRISKP
- a CDS encoding PLP-dependent aminotransferase family protein; translation: MTDPITPAALSIRLDRATAVPIGDQIHASLRQAILDGRLAPGQRLPSGRDLAAQLGVARGTIRVAYDRLTAENLVFGAGPAGTRICARLPASPADDQAPLDRPLAGFTRPYSSAPLPFQMGVPAHDAFPAKLWARMRTRSVRADAITYTTYADPRGEPALRALIASHLAVSRRMQCHPDQVIVTSGYRHGLMLALTALRAHGRKAWIEEPGYPLGRRALELTGAEIEPVPVDAQGLRVEVGIARAPDALLALVTPGQHAPLGVSLSPARRHALLGWAEERNAWIIEDDYLGELQLDGRAAPALAAGDGAERVIHIGAFSKTISPALGLGFVVAPRSLAERLVEVAAVLAPAPNRTTQLAVTEFLADGHFLRHLRQMKILYAERRGMALARVSAFLPGTLPAGLGVIAPLPRNADDSAVVAIARTRGLAPAALSAWYLRRTQTQRGLLLSATNLRPDNIDAACETLARIVASH
- a CDS encoding carboxymuconolactone decarboxylase family protein, which produces MTRLNWQDIAPDGAKALSVIYHYVMKKTNLPEELVHLVFLRVSQINGCAHCIDMHSRDLRKTMSIDKITLVPVWEEVHHLFSDQERAALAWAEEVTRVSETHASDEAYAAAAAAFTPKDLVDLTITIAAMNAFNRLGAPFRVPVAAKP
- a CDS encoding LysR family transcriptional regulator, whose protein sequence is MVQIDDLQLAATLLREESLSAAARALDVTPSALSIRLRKLETRLGVTLATRTARRLSLTAEGERFARDATALLGQLDSLCESLQSDARQLTGLLRVSAPFGYGRRHVSPLIAEFARAHPGLRVQLDLYETPWPDRHDADAIIHIGAVRDSSWIARTLASNERWLCASPMYLHAHGVPRTPRDVAKHSCICIRENNEDVTLWRVRPRGRSPGKAVGQPETIRISPAYSTNDGAVARQWAEEGLGLVLRSEWDAAEAVAQGKLVRIMADWQFDNAPITLLVPTRNGRTARVQALIEFFERRVGRHAAPPREQDAPARAKRTAAKRNSDR
- a CDS encoding HAD family hydrolase: MEPTSTSAPAYPRAVLFDLLTALLDSWTVWNAAAGSEEQGRAWRARYLQLTYGCGAYEPYEELVRRAARDTGLPASAPVALEDNWNRLPPWDGARELLGALRPHCKLAVVTNCSRRLGTRAAALMGIDWDVVVTSEEAGFYKPDPRPYRMALERLGVQARDAAFVAGSGYDMFGTAAVGLRTFWHNRVGLALPQGATAPEAQAATLEPALPWLQSFNAGAAASR
- a CDS encoding tripartite tricarboxylate transporter substrate-binding protein codes for the protein MRARRFFPVLSAAFLAIVTLATAPMPVHAQDEAYPRRAVTLIVPFPAGGPSDALARGFAQQMGKRLGQAVVVENLAGAGGTIGLTKVVRSAPDGYTLGFGTIGTHVANVALYRKLPYDPLADFQPVGLAGSAPMLLLGRANLPANNLREFLGWLAANKDQASYGSAGVGSISHYGCVLLLAALKSNVTHVPYKGVAPAMNDLMGGQTDFMCDQTTTALPQIAGGRIKALAVLSATRLPQLPDVGTVAEAGYPLNMQAWNAVFAPRGTPAPVMAKLTAALAEAAADPGFRKQMDAVGVTLPTGSGAAPQVVTDLITRGLRDDVPALKAKVDMLD
- a CDS encoding DSD1 family PLP-dependent enzyme, whose translation is MATPYTLDQYDMTSTLYTIDTPAAVIDLPRAMKNIARMQDRMNALGVAFRPHVKTSKCEQVVRAQLDAGAQGITVSTLKEAERFFASGITDILYAVGMAPHRLPQALALRRRGCALTIITDSVGSAMEIAGFGRSHGERLPVLVEVDTDGHRSGLDPYGDELLKVASVLHEGGMELKGVMTHAGSSYELNTPEALSALAEQERAGCVAAAERLRAAGLPCPVVSVGSTPTALSARELRGVTEVRAGVYVFFDLVMHNVGVCAMHDIALGVLTTVIGHQREKGWAIVDAGWMAMSRDAGTAKQQRDYKYGQVCGVDGAPMAGYLLGGANQEHGIVVREGDADTDIVARFPIGTRLRILPNHACATGAQFEKYQALSADGSLREWSRFHGW